The following coding sequences are from one Bufo bufo chromosome 2, aBufBuf1.1, whole genome shotgun sequence window:
- the LOC120992329 gene encoding granzyme A-like, translating to MKPFHALLFCAACLLISEGAEIINGRIAKPHSRPYMAYIKVQKGTYNSICGGTLIDSEWVVTAAHCGIPGGTVMVILGAHSSDDNAAEEGRQKFNVTEILQHPQYNDINRKNDILLMRLNASAGFGKYVQKKSLPQTYEDVEEGTVCETAGWGWTGDQFADRLMEVNVTVLNRRTCQRNLKNEVYITENMMCTNVGPGGQDSCNGDSGGPLICNGVFRGLISFGTDPCGKQNGVAVYTRLTKEYVDWINKKTGHQL from the exons ATGAAACCTTTCCACGCCCTGCTTTTCTGTGCAGCTTGTCTGCTGATCTCTGAAG GTGCAGAGATCATTAATGGCCGCATCGCTAAGCCTCATTCCAGACCCTACATGGCTTACATAAAAGTCCAAAAAGGAACATATAACTCTATATGTGGAGGAACTTTGATAGACTCAGAATGGGTGGTAACTGCTGCTCATTGTGGGAT CCCTGGGGGCACAGTGATGGTTATTCTTGGAGCCCATTCGAGTGATGACAATGCGGCAGAAGAGGGGAGGCAGAAATTCAATGTTACTGAGATTCTCCAGCACCCGCAGTACAATGACATAAATAGGAAGAACGACATCCTGCTGATGAGA CTAAATGCTTCAGCGGGGTTTGGAAAATATGTCCAAAAGAAGTCCTTACCGCAAACGTATGAAGATGTTGAAGAAGGAACAGTTTGTGAGACAGCCGGATGGGGATGGACAGGAGATCAATTTGCCGACCGTCTCATGGAAGTAAATGTCACCGTTTTGAACAGAAGAACATGTCAGAGAAATCTGAAAAACGAAGTGTACATTACAGAGAACATGATGTGCACCAATGTGGGGCCTGGAGGACAAGACTCCTGTAAT GGGGATTCGGGTGGTCCTTTAATATGCAATGGCGTCTTCAGAGGACTCATTTCTTTTGGAACTGATCCATGTGGGAAGCAAAACGGAGTGGCCGTGTATACTCGCCTGACTAAGGAATACGTAGACTGGATAAATAAGAAAACAGGGCATCAACTATAA